The genomic region AAAGGAGATTACCTAGAGCAATTAACAATGACCTTACAGAGTGTGGCTCAAACTGTAGGGATTAGTGATGGGTCTTGCTATATTGTGCTATGGTACATATTGAGAAGTGAATTGTTGGATAACaataaaagcataaattaatATGTAGACGGGCATAAGCATTAACAGTCTCATATGTGAAATGGtctagtttttattaatacaatttttttcagCCTCTTGTTTGCTATAgagaaatttgaaaaaaaaaatgttttaccaaaTTTAACAATCTGTAAAGTGAGATAATCTGTATGTGACATTTTCATGCATGCAGATgttttataaattgtttatatGAAATTTTTGATAACCCCAGGTTTCTTGTTTTCCTAAGATCTGGTAATACTGCTCACCTCTCTTTTGATGAAGTTGTCAATGTGATAAAACATTGAAGCTCTGGGGTGCTCAGTGTCACTTTGGATGATACTGAATTTTTCAATCTGTTCTTGCACTGATTTCCCTGTTTTGCAATGGACTCTAAAACAACAGAAAGATTGCAATGCATATAGAActgtttttcactttttttaacttaaatattTGTAGTTTTACCCATACAACTATTTAGCAAAACCATGTAAAATTTCAAGTTGTGTTTTTAATACATCTTTCACCTTCTGACAGACATGTCCTAATGAATAAATTGTTGACATGTATATTACTTTCATTACATCATTTAACAAAATCAGGCAATAAAACAGAACTTACGGAAAAATTGAATCAAACTCCTCCtcaatgtttttgtgcatgtgttgTGCCAAAGCCATGTTTAGATCCAAGTCTATACCCCATGCATTTGACCAATGGTAGCCATCATTTTTACACAAAGCCTTGAGGATTTTATGGAATCCTCCTTTGCCGTGAGGTAAATTCTAAACAATCATGCATAAAATAGCACtgcagttaataataataataagaagaagaattaagaacaaaaaaacaagcaaactgaaaatcacatttttgcactacatttcaaaacaacagaATTACACTTACAGGTGATATAATGGAACATGCACTGGTAAGACATAATCTCTCTGACTCTTCCACTCCATCAGAGAGACACTTTTCCAGAACACAACAAAGCATGTCAAACTGCCAACCTAACTTCTCCAGTGCCTTACATAGGTTCTGTTCCAATTTATTGTGGACCCCTGTCTGAACCTAAAGAACACTCAAACAACAGATTCATGTATATTAATAGATGCCAATAGATATTAAATGGATATATCGTAACCATTGTCAGGTTTCTGAGCACATAAATAACTTGTACCACATTGCCTGTCTCCGACTGCACACTTTTAATTAAGGATAAAATTCCCTTTGCTTCATTGACATAATCTCTGGCCAGGTCTTTGTTGATGCTGTTGTTAAGATTCTTCAGGACATCCTGCAGCTTTGGGATTTCTACAGATTGTTCAAATTAATTTGttctaattaataaatattttaaataatgaatatgaatatttcattttagatttgttaactttttaaatagtTGGTTAAAAAGTAAAAGGTTATTTTCCCAGAGGTGATACTTTACCTGTGTCACTGTGTTCCAGACATAATGTTTTGTCAAAAAATGCCCTTGTGcttacagtaaaaatgtttagAATCATCTTTTTCTGTAATAATAAGAACAACACACAAGTCTGTACATAGCAAAAGAAGCAATATCCAAATTAATATATGTTGCATATATTAACATAATAcctttaatttagaattttcaaAGCTTTCTGTCACTGTCTCTTTGGAACAGATGTTCCTCTTGCGTATACATGCTGTTTTCAGATCCTGGAAAATTATTACCAATACAATTACtgtaaggtttcatttgttaacataaatggtaaatggtaaatggactgcatttatatagcgctttcaacagaccacatggccatccaaagcgctttacaatttttgcctcacattcacccattcacacacacattcacacaccgactgcggtgtctgccattcaaggcgccatccagctcgtcgggagcagctggggttaggtgtcttgctcaaggacacctcgacactcggtcaggtggagccagggattgaaccaccaaccttccagtttgtagacaacctacatgaaccactgagccactgccgcccccacATAATGTTATAACCTTAAAATAAACTAACATTGAACAACACCTGTACAGCATATATTATACTTaatggtaatttcaacatttactaataaaatGTCTCTAGGTTACATATGAAACTCTAGTTCCCAGAGGGAACAAGATGCTTCATCGAGACTATTCTATATAACGCCTTCAGTGTGACCattctctgaataacgtgtgtaatcagtccaatggatgggcgagatgTCATGAGAGGGGTGATGTAGAGAAGAGGAAGTATATAAGCATGTGCGGTGAAGACGGCGGCAGCTTTTGGATTGAGAAATACAGTAAGCACTCGCAGGGATGCCGGAAGTATGGCAGGAGATGCATCATCTCGTTCCTTctgggaactagggttacatatgtaacctagagacattcccttcaggaactcgagctgcatcaggAATGAAATGCCCTCACTGCCAACACacatggagcagtgggcagccatttatgctgcagagcACAGGGAGCAGTTGATGGTTTGGTTCCTTGCTCAAGGActcctcagtcatggtattgccgacccgagactcaaactctcaaccctagggttaggagtcaaactctctaaccactaggccacgactaccCCAAAAATCTATAGTAAGAGctgaaagatttatgcgacaatgaggAGAAACTCGAGCTCACCAGTATTACAGATATCCTGCAAACCCACAACAGAAAGGAAGGCCTTAGAACGGACCATAGCACACAAATAACTGGTCAGACTTCCTCCACATGGCAGCTTTGTGGATGTATGTGTCTGGATCCTGAAAGTGAAGAGGTCAGAAGGCCTTTAGTACCACAGGCTGTGGCCCAGAAGAGGGTACTTAAGGGACGGCCTGGGGTACAGATAAGCTTTGGCCAAACCAGGTGCAAAGTCTAGGAAGGAGGGGGCCACTGACAGGGCATGCAAGTCTCAGACTTTCTTCAGTGATGAGATGGCTAATAGGAAGATAGACTTAAATCTCAGGACTCGATCTGAAACCTCCTCAAGTAGTTCGAACTGAGCTTTGCAGAGACCCTCCaagtctacagtcgtggccaaaagttttgagaattacataaatattggaaattggaaaagttgctgcttaagtttttataatagcaatttgcatatactccataaagttatgaagagtgatcagatgaattgcatagtccttctttgccatgaaaattaacttaatcccaaaaaaacctttccattgcatgccattgctgtcattaaaggacctgctgagatcatttcagttatcgtcttgttaactcaggtgagaatgttgacgagcacaaggctagagatcattatgtcaggctgattgggttagaatggcagacttgacatgttaaaaggagggtgatgcttgaaatcattgttcttccattgttaaccatggtgacctgcaaagaaacgcgtgcagccatcattccGTTGCATAAAAattgcttcacaggcaaggatattgtgtctactaagattgcacctaaatcaacaatttataggatcatcaagaacttcaaggaaagaggttcaattcttgtaaagaaggcttcagggcgtccaagaaagtccagcaagcgccaggatggtctcctaaagaggaatcagctgcgggatcggagtgccaccagtgcagagcttgctcaggaatggcagcaggcaggtgtgagcgcatctgcacgcacagtgaggacaagacttctggaagatggcctggtgtcaagaagggcagcaaagaagccacttctctccaaaaaaaacatcagggacagattgatcttctgcagaaagtatagtgaatggactgctgaggactggggcaaagtcatattctctgatgaagcccctttccgattgtttggggcatctggaaaaaggcttgtccggagaagaaaaggtgagcgctaccatcagtcctgtgtcatgccaacagtaatgcatcctgacaccattcatgtgtggggttgcttatcatccaagggagtgggctcactcacaattctgcccaaaaacacagccatgaataaagactggtaccaaaacaccctccaaaagCAACTTCTtctaacaatccaacaacagttttccagcacgatggagcaccgtgccataaggcaaaagtgataactaagtggctcggggaccagaatgttgaaattttgggtccatggcctggaaactccccagatctaaatcccattgagaacttgtggtcaatcctcaagaggcgggtggacaaacaaaacccactaattctgacaaactccaagaagtgcttatgaaagaatgggttgctatcagtcaggatttggcccagaagttgattgagagcatgcccagtcaaattgcagaggtcctgaaaaagaagggccaacactgcaaatactgactctttgcataaatgtcgtaattgtcgataaaagcctttgaaacgtttgaagtgcttgtaattatatttcagtacatccgGAAACAAccgaaacaaagatctaaaagcagtttagcaggaaactttttgaaaactaatatttatgtaattctcaaaacttttggccacgactgtactgccAGGTCCCACAGGGGGACACAAGGGTGTACCAAGGGCCTCAGCCTTAGCGCACCATGAAGCAAACATGTAACCAGGGAGTGTCTTCCCACAGACTGACCACCAAGAGGggcgtggtaagcagctatggctgcCACGTACACATTCAAGGTAGACAGGGTCAACCCTGTGGAGAATCAAGTCTGCAGAAACTCAAGCACTGAACCAACAAGGCGCTTAACTGGGTAGAGCTGGCGATCCCCACACAGAAAAGTTTCCCCTTCAGGGAATAAAGTGTTCTCATTGAGGGATCTCTACATTGGAGGATGGTCtaaacaacctcagttgagagactggAAGCTATGAGGCGTGCCCAGCTTCCACAACTTCTGGTGGGGTGATAGATGCCCGCCTGTGAGAGAAGATAACTCCTGATGGCAATCTCCAACAGAGAGTCAGATAACCATATTCGGCCCAGCCAGAACAAGGCTACTAGCAGCAGACGGACTGGCCGTTGAGGAATGCCTCTGTTGTTAGCTTTATGCAATGATGAGGAGCTACCAGCACCAGGCCCTGtgggtttcctccacatgtctaaggcacaaaAGCAATGCTTTGTGACCTTGATCATGGAAAGCAGATTTCCCTTCGAggaaaaccccttggtcttgagccaccactgcaggggtctCATGTATAGCAGGCCAAAGGGTATCCCATttgacgcagctgccatcagacccagcagaaACTTCTTGACAGTCAGATTAGTGTAGCCTGTATTGCTGGTGGTGGCCGGGTTAACAGCTCAGCCTagtgagggcactgaggagatacAGGAACCATGTAATGAGGTGGACTACGCTCTTCCCCTTATAGGCCTGTTGAAACCTGTAGATGACAGAGTTGATGGCTTCACCAAACAGGCCAGAGGGCGCAAGCGGGGCATCGAAGAGGAAGACCTTGTCCTTTTCCTTGATATCAGACAGGGTCAACCAAAAATTCCTCTCCATGGCCACTAAGGTCGCCATAGACCGCCCTATCGCCAAAGCTCTTTGAtatctttgtctttctcttcctctccctCATTCAGCTCCTTTAGTAGGTCTGCTTGGTAAGCTTTCAGTACTGCCATAGTGTGTAGGcaagcaccagcctgacctgaaGCCATGTACCCTTTGCCCACCAGGGCCAATGTAATATGAAGTGGTTTGGTGGGCAGTGCCAAGGCTTTCAGCGACGATGCCACACCAGGAGATAGATGGCTCGCAAGTGTCTGCTCAACCCAGGGCATTGCCCTATATCAGTGCTCATTTAGTCGCACTGCATTAGAATTATAGATGAACAAGGGACTAAAGAGGCAGGCTGAGAATGGTCTTGCCCACGATGTGGACATGTTGGTGTGGAGATTGGGGAAGAAAGGCAAACCCCTGCATGGAGGGAGCACTCGTATAACTTACTTTTTGTCTGTTCAGCCTGCTTCTTGGCGGGCCAATCTATATTTAGTTTGGCCACTGTGCGAGTTATCACCTCCACAAGCTCCTCATAATGTGCGGACTGAGGGGATTCATCGACACCCCGACATCCTGAGCATTGAACACTCTCCCCGGGGGGAAGAAAAGGACTCACCCAGCTCCCAACTCGAAGAGAGTCCTCCAAGAACGAAGTGTCCGCAGCAAGAGGCACTCGCAATGTGGGCAGTCAGCTCCCTCAAGAGATGACTCAGGGTGCTTCACTCCCAGACAAACAATGGAAGGCTAAACTGTTGCTTGCTTTCATCACCCCTCTTATGCATAACAGATTTGTCTTTACACTTTGGCATTTGTGATTTCTTTGGACAATGCGACAGACAATGGTAAATAAGACATACAGACACAGACTGCTTCGCTGAATGACAGAAGCTGCTGCTGTATCCACCCAACATGCTTTTATACTTCCTGGTATCTATGTCGCCCTGTCCGTGATGTCTCACCCATCTTGCCTTTATACATGTGATTCAGAGCGTGGTCACGCTGAAGGCGTTCCCAAATGGTCTCAATGCCCTTTCATGTTCCTGAAAGTTTTTTATTTGGAGAAAAATTCCCAGACCTAAGCCACACGTAATTGGAAATtggtaaatacatttttagataATTCTTTGTAATTTTTCAAACCTTGTTTGGTTTTTCCTCTTCACTGGGCCATtcatttctgaaaataaaaaacaaataaataaataaaatgcagttgtGAAAAAGTTTCAAAATGAAAGTTTAATGTAACAACGCTAGAGTTTtacttttacttatttattattattattattattattattatgttttttaactaaatttgttattattgtttttgtatatttaaatgtgctttaattGTCGTACAAGATACAGGTTTAATAAAGAGCTTTTACTTCTAACCTAATGTATTCTTCTGGATCTATATCGTCAGTCTTGGTAAAGATGAAGTTGATGCTTTTGCACTCTCCTGCTTGTGTCATGTAGTAAACGCAGTGTTTTAATATTTCCCAGGGGTCTTCATCAGTAGTGCCTCGGTTGATGGCACTAACGATCCACACTACAGAGCACTCTCCTAGTTTCTGTGGAATTGATAAATATTAGCACAGTGTAGGCCCTTTAAAATCTGTTTTGCATGATTCATTccactgataataaaaaatgtgctattaatgaaaagtaaataaaaacatcttgTGTTTACAGATTTCCATAGGCTGTCTCTAGTCTTGTTGCAGTCTCCAGTCCCAGGAATATCAACAAAGACAATGTGCTCTAGGAGAGGGTTTGGAATCTTGATGGCTACACTCTTCACAATGGGCCAATACCAGTTACCAGGATTTGATCTACTGTGCTGTATGAATTTTGAAATCTCCTTGGCAAAGTTGACGCTCTGTTAAATAATCAAATGATGCTGAATAAAGGAAACAGACACTGAactatataaatttaaaatgtcaaattaagtcatttcatttgaaaagtttgaaataatttatataaaattaattttgctTTCTAAAACTTACATTAGAATGTGAAATTGGCATTTTTTCCATAAGCAAAAGTTCATCGATTTTAGCAGATTTTGCATCTTTTTTGAGCTCCTCCAGagttttcttaaatgcattagcACCATACAGTGCAGTAATCTTTTCTATTGCAATTTTAGTCATGTCGTCATTCTTGTCCTCAGTTTTATCAGACAAATCTGATAAAAGATCTCTGAGTTGACTGTCCCACTCCTGCAGAGATACATGATACATACAGACATACAGTATATTCCACAACGGCGAAGTATTACCTTCACCTCACCAATTATTTTTGTCTTACTAAAACAATCACAAAAAGTTGAATATTGAAAGTGAAACCTCTTTAGAAATGAATTCAATCTCTGCTGTGTAGTTGGAGTCGCTCAGATTTCCTTCCACTTGTGTAGTAATGGCTGTACATGCACCGGAAGAACCAGGCGGAAGTAGATATCTTTCTCCAAGGACTGCATTTAGAAGGGAGCTCTTACCTTCTCCAGATCTTCCAAAAATTCCTATCGTTACCTTCTTCCTGTTTGTATTGGATTTGTTCATCATATCCATATTTGAAATCTGGTcactgtatataataatataaaagaggTATCTGAACGCTGTTTcgcaaaaatattttcaaattaacACTTTGATTAACACatacaaacaatgtttaaaactgAGCAACACTTACATAATATAGGCCTTTAAGTCAGTTGAGTCTTGGACtgcaattttttgtttaatattttttattacatcctTTGTCTGCTTCATGATCAAATCTGTGTTGGGAAGTGAAGAGAATTCACAATGAGAATGTTTTGAGGACTCAAAGAAATTCCATGATATAGCAGTGCATTTTGGAACATTGTTAGTATTATAGTTATTTGAATTGCGGGAGTATTGCTACCTTATATTGCATaaatttttatatgtttaaagttaaattaaagggtaagttcacccaaaaatatgtcattaatgactcagcCTCATGTCATACCAAACCattttagtccgagagctctcagtccctccattgaagctgtgtgtacggtctactgtccatgtccagaaaggtaagaaaaacatcatcaaagtagtccatgtgacatcagagggtccgttagaatattctgaagcatcaaaaatacattttggtccaaaaatagcaagaactatgactttattcagcattgtcttctcttccgtgtctgttgtgaatgCATTcacgatgctgaataaagttgtaatttttgttatttttggaccaaaatgtattttcgatgcttcaaaatattctaacggaccctctgatgtcacatggactactttgatgatgtttttcttacctttctggacatggacagtagaccgttcacacagctcaatggagggactgagagctctcggactaaatctaaaatatcttaaactgtgttcagaagatgaacggaggtctcacgggtttggaacgacatgagggtgagttattaatgacataatttagatttttgggtgaactaaccctttaagtatcaATGCATGCTTAGTAAATTATTACAATGctgccttttttctttttactcaaAGATAATTTGACCACTGAGAAATGAATACCTAATAATTCTTAGGGCTAAATTAAAACATTGCTTCAGGCATTGATGCATATATAGTGACGTATATAACAAGTGTGAAATATTGTAGTTCAAACGTGATATGCATGAATGTGTAAATACAATATGGCTTTCTTGATCATCAGGAACATCAATAAAATTTTGCCATATATGAAACTTTCTAAAAGAGAAGATGTTGTTCACACTAACATCAATTACtatgctgttttgttgttgttactgcattttatactttttaatataaaattaacttACTTACTAACTTAACATACTTACCTGTTGTAAGTTCCTGTGAACTGTTGTCAGGTCGCTTTGCACCTGAGCCAGATGCTTCATTACTACGCTTTCTTTTAGTACCTATCAGAgaatttataacaatattttgattgattgattgattgattgattgattatggAATCAGGCAGTAAAGCAGTAACAAGAGAACTTGTTTCATACCATGGCTAGTCATTGTGGAGTGAACAATGCctagaaaaaaaagacaataaatcattatcatacatacatttctttaccaaaaagtagtatacttcaagtttattttattaagtatacttaagtaaagtttaatatatattttatataactatactttatgtagcaagtatacaaatatcagtgttctagtagtatacttgtaagtgtactgtttcaatactgcttgggactaaattggccca from Carassius carassius chromosome 29, fCarCar2.1, whole genome shotgun sequence harbors:
- the LOC132110035 gene encoding nuclear GTPase SLIP-GC-like isoform X2: MTSHGTKRKRSNEASGSGAKRPDNSSQELTTDLIMKQTKDVIKNIKQKIAVQDSTDLKAYIIDQISNMDMMNKSNTNRKKVTIGIFGRSGEGKSSLLNAVLGERYLLPPGSSGACTAITTQVEGNLSDSNYTAEIEFISKEEWDSQLRDLLSDLSDKTEDKNDDMTKIAIEKITALYGANAFKKTLEELKKDAKSAKIDELLLMEKMPISHSNSVNFAKEISKFIQHSRSNPGNWYWPIVKSVAIKIPNPLLEHIVFVDIPGTGDCNKTRDSLWKSKLGECSVVWIVSAINRGTTDEDPWEILKHCVYYMTQAGECKSINFIFTKTDDIDPEEYIRNEWPSEEEKPNKDLKTACIRKRNICSKETVTESFENSKLKKKMILNIFTVSTRAFFDKTLCLEHSDTEIPKLQDVLKNLNNSINKDLARDYVNEAKGILSLIKSVQSETGNVVQTGVHNKLEQNLCKALEKLGWQFDMLCCVLEKCLSDGVEESERLCLTSACSIISPNLPHGKGGFHKILKALCKNDGYHWSNAWGIDLDLNMALAQHMHKNIEEEFDSIFPVHCKTGKSVQEQIEKFSIIQSDTEHPRASMFYHIDNFIKREEIKLKRKLKREVIERKNEISLSITNMIKDAMVPYYATTYKRYSRVWITEGNTLAVRN
- the LOC132110035 gene encoding nuclear GTPase SLIP-GC-like isoform X1, whose protein sequence is MTSHGTKRKRSNEASGSGAKRPDNSSQELTTDLIMKQTKDVIKNIKQKIAVQDSTDLKAYIIDQISNMDMMNKSNTNRKKVTIGIFGRSGEGKSSLLNAVLGERYLLPPGSSGACTAITTQVEGNLSDSNYTAEIEFISKEEWDSQLRDLLSDLSDKTEDKNDDMTKIAIEKITALYGANAFKKTLEELKKDAKSAKIDELLLMEKMPISHSNSVNFAKEISKFIQHSRSNPGNWYWPIVKSVAIKIPNPLLEHIVFVDIPGTGDCNKTRDSLWKSKLGECSVVWIVSAINRGTTDEDPWEILKHCVYYMTQAGECKSINFIFTKTDDIDPEEYIRNEWPSEEEKPNKDLKTACIRKRNICSKETVTESFENSKLKKKMILNIFTVSTRAFFDKTLCLEHSDTEIPKLQDVLKNLNNSINKDLARDYVNEAKGILSLIKSVQSETGNVVQTGVHNKLEQNLCKALEKLGWQFDMLCCVLEKCLSDGVEESERLCLTSACSIISPNLPHGKGGFHKILKALCKNDGYHWSNAWGIDLDLNMALAQHMHKNIEEEFDSIFPVHCKTGKSVQEQIEKFSIIQSDTEHPRASMFYHIDNFIKREEIKLKRKLKREVIERKNEISLSITNMIKDAMVPYYAKAAHFHGTGSMKKMQNTLTEAIENLKHDMFKQAKAEVLRKFRDLEQHIKDTLEYGLQRAILLLSETDKIKLDVLEDIKELENILQQLCD